Genomic segment of Parageobacillus genomosp. 1:
TTAAAAATTAAGCTAAAATAAGCTAGCGTGTGCTAGCTTATTATTTTGTCTCCTCTTTTTCAAATTTTTTTGGCATATGTTCCTTCTCGTAAGCATCGTCTTCTGCATTATCTCTAATCGTTTTCTGAAGCACAAACGAAGACATGATTAAAAAGCAGGCGCATACCGCATAATATCCTTTCTCGACTAGAGGCGCATCCATATTGTATAATCCAATGAACATAAAGGCGCATGAT
This window contains:
- a CDS encoding YiaA/YiaB family inner membrane protein; translated protein: MNYRRRNTQAFTFLAWASFVLSCAFMFIGLYNMDAPLVEKGYYAVCACFLIMSSFVLQKTIRDNAEDDAYEKEHMPKKFEKEETK